A genome region from Thermomonospora amylolytica includes the following:
- a CDS encoding S-(hydroxymethyl)mycothiol dehydrogenase: MVHEVRGVVAKAKGQPVSIETVLVPDPGPGEALVRVQACGVCHTDLHYREGGINDEFPFLLGHEAAGTVEAVGEGVTEVAPGDYVILNWRAVCGQCRACLRGRPWYCFDTHNAGQKMTLADGTELSPALGIGAFAEKTLVAAGQCTKVDPQADPAAAGLLGCGVMAGIGAAVNTGGVTRGDSVAVIGCGGVGDAAIAGARLAGAARIIAVDVDDRKLEWARGFGATHTVNSAETDPVEAIRELTGGFGADVVIEAVGRPETYEQAFYARDLAGTVVLVGVPTPEMRIELPLLEVFGRGGALKSSWYGDCLPSRDFPMLIDLYRQGRLDLDAFVTEKIGLDDVEAAFDKMHSGDVLRSVVIL, from the coding sequence ATGGTTCACGAGGTCCGCGGCGTGGTGGCCAAGGCCAAGGGACAGCCGGTGTCGATCGAGACGGTGCTGGTCCCCGACCCCGGGCCCGGCGAGGCGCTGGTGAGGGTGCAGGCCTGCGGGGTGTGCCACACCGACCTGCACTACCGCGAGGGCGGCATCAACGACGAGTTCCCGTTCCTGCTCGGCCACGAGGCCGCCGGGACGGTCGAGGCGGTGGGGGAGGGCGTCACCGAGGTCGCGCCCGGCGACTACGTGATCCTCAACTGGCGGGCCGTGTGCGGGCAGTGCCGCGCCTGCCTGCGGGGCCGCCCCTGGTACTGCTTCGACACCCACAACGCCGGGCAGAAGATGACCCTCGCCGACGGCACCGAGCTGTCGCCCGCCCTGGGCATCGGCGCGTTCGCGGAGAAGACGCTGGTGGCCGCCGGGCAGTGCACCAAGGTCGATCCGCAGGCCGACCCGGCCGCGGCGGGCCTGCTGGGCTGCGGGGTGATGGCCGGGATCGGCGCCGCCGTCAACACCGGGGGAGTGACCCGCGGCGACAGCGTCGCGGTGATCGGCTGCGGCGGCGTGGGCGACGCGGCCATCGCGGGCGCCCGGCTGGCCGGCGCGGCGAGGATCATCGCCGTCGACGTGGACGACCGCAAGCTGGAGTGGGCCAGGGGGTTCGGCGCCACCCACACCGTCAACTCCGCCGAGACCGATCCGGTCGAGGCGATCCGCGAGCTGACCGGAGGGTTCGGCGCGGACGTGGTGATCGAGGCCGTCGGCCGCCCGGAGACCTACGAGCAGGCGTTCTACGCCCGCGACCTGGCCGGGACCGTGGTGCTGGTGGGCGTGCCGACCCCGGAGATGAGGATCGAGCTGCCGCTGCTGGAGGTCTTCGGCCGCGGCGGGGCGCTCAAGTCCTCCTGGTACGGCGACTGCCTGCCCTCGCGGGACTTCCCGATGCTCATCGACCTGTACCGGCAGGGCCGGCTGGACCTGGACGCGTTCGTCACCGAGAAGATCGGCCTGGACGACGTGGAGGCCGCGTTCGACAAGATGCACTCCGGCGACGTGCTGCGCTCGGTGGTGATCCTGTGA
- a CDS encoding MBL fold metallo-hydrolase has translation MSVEHLITSGQFTLDGGTWDVDNNVWLIGDDREVVVIDAAHDAGAIADTVGDRELKAIVCTHAHNDHVNAAAALADRTGAPIWLHPADAPLWEMVHPDRRPDRDLADGDEIAVAGTTLKVLHTPGHAPGAICLYAPDLSTVFTGDTLFNGGPGATGRSFSDFGTIITSIRERLLTLPGDTIVRTGHGQDTAIGAEAPHLEEWIARGH, from the coding sequence GTGAGCGTCGAGCACCTCATCACCTCGGGCCAGTTCACCCTGGACGGCGGCACCTGGGACGTCGACAACAACGTCTGGCTGATCGGCGACGACCGCGAGGTCGTCGTGATCGACGCCGCCCACGACGCCGGCGCCATCGCCGACACGGTCGGCGACCGGGAGCTGAAGGCGATCGTCTGCACGCACGCCCACAACGACCACGTCAACGCCGCCGCGGCCCTGGCCGACCGGACCGGCGCGCCGATCTGGCTGCACCCGGCCGACGCCCCGCTGTGGGAGATGGTCCACCCGGACCGCAGGCCCGACCGGGACCTGGCCGACGGCGACGAGATCGCCGTGGCGGGCACCACCCTGAAGGTCCTGCACACCCCGGGGCACGCACCCGGCGCGATCTGCCTGTACGCCCCGGACCTGTCGACCGTGTTCACCGGCGACACCCTGTTCAACGGGGGACCGGGCGCGACGGGGCGGTCGTTCTCGGACTTCGGGACGATCATCACCTCGATCCGCGAACGGCTGCTCACCCTGCCCGGCGACACGATCGTGCGGACCGGACACGGCCAGGACACCGCCATCGGGGCCGAGGCGCCGCACCTGGAGGAGTGGATCGCCCGCGGCCACTAG
- a CDS encoding winged helix DNA-binding domain-containing protein: MPDGQVIGQRALNRATLARQMLLERSALPVTEVIERLAGLQAQTPHSWYLGLWNRVAGFQPEQAADLLPSREAVRIALMRSTIHLVTARDCRWLRPLVQVVIERGTLGAFGRDLAGLDRAEVAAVGRALVEERPLTPAALGARLAEHGRAAGWGERPAASLAQAIRMWVPLVQVPPRGVWGRSGPVAHTSAESWLGAPLAEDPPMEDLVLRYLAAFGPASVKDVQTWSGLTRLREVVERLRPRLVTFRAEDGRELFDLPDAPRPDPGVPAPVRFMYDFDNLFLSHADRTRVITPAYRRQVFPRNVQPCLLLVDGVTEGVWKIVRDRDAATLVVKPFRRLTRAEHAEVAEEGTRMLEFAEADAAFRDVRFIAHDRDETPWTAGTR, translated from the coding sequence ATGCCGGACGGCCAGGTCATCGGGCAACGCGCGCTGAACCGCGCCACGCTGGCCCGCCAGATGCTGCTGGAGCGCTCGGCGCTGCCGGTGACCGAGGTGATCGAACGGCTCGCGGGACTGCAGGCGCAGACCCCGCACTCCTGGTACCTCGGCCTGTGGAACCGCGTGGCCGGTTTCCAGCCCGAGCAGGCGGCCGATCTGCTGCCGTCGCGGGAGGCGGTGCGGATCGCGCTGATGCGGTCGACCATCCACCTGGTCACCGCCCGCGACTGCCGGTGGCTGCGGCCCCTGGTGCAGGTCGTCATCGAACGCGGCACCCTCGGCGCGTTCGGCAGGGACCTGGCGGGCCTGGACCGGGCCGAGGTCGCCGCGGTGGGCCGGGCGCTGGTCGAGGAGCGGCCGCTGACCCCGGCCGCGCTGGGCGCCCGGCTCGCCGAGCACGGCCGGGCGGCCGGCTGGGGTGAACGGCCCGCCGCGTCGCTGGCCCAGGCCATCCGCATGTGGGTGCCGCTCGTGCAGGTCCCCCCGCGCGGCGTGTGGGGCAGGAGCGGGCCGGTCGCGCACACCAGCGCCGAGTCCTGGCTGGGCGCGCCGCTGGCCGAGGACCCGCCGATGGAGGACCTGGTATTGCGCTACCTGGCCGCGTTCGGGCCCGCCTCGGTCAAGGACGTCCAGACCTGGTCCGGCCTGACCCGGCTGCGCGAGGTCGTCGAACGGCTCCGGCCCCGGCTGGTGACGTTCCGCGCCGAGGACGGGCGTGAGCTGTTCGACCTGCCGGACGCGCCCCGGCCGGACCCCGGCGTCCCGGCCCCGGTCCGGTTCATGTACGACTTCGACAACCTGTTCCTGTCCCACGCCGACCGCACCCGCGTGATCACCCCCGCGTACCGCCGGCAGGTCTTCCCCCGCAACGTCCAGCCGTGCCTGCTGCTGGTCGACGGGGTCACCGAGGGCGTCTGGAAGATCGTCCGCGACCGGGACGCCGCGACCCTCGTGGTCAAGCCGTTCCGCCGGCTGACCCGCGCCGAGCACGCCGAGGTCGCCGAGGAGGGGACGCGGATGCTGGAGTTCGCCGAGGCGGACGCGGCGTTCCGGGACGTGCGTTTCATCGCCCATGACCGTGACGAGACGCCCTGGACGGCGGGCACGCGCTGA
- a CDS encoding HemK2/MTQ2 family protein methyltransferase, with product MLRPPGVYRPQGDTALLMKALREAAIPPGARVLDLCTGTGAVAVAAALWGARHVTAVDVSARAVLAARANAALRRLPVRVLRGDLAEPVAGERFDLITANPPYVPCRDGEPPRHGAARAWAAGPRGRSQLDRLCASAPALLNPGGTMLVVHSALCGVQETLDALRDRGLKASVAARRREPFGPVMHARAAELEDAGLIRRGQRYEELVVIRADRTEPRG from the coding sequence ATGCTGAGACCCCCCGGGGTGTACCGGCCTCAAGGCGACACCGCCCTGCTGATGAAGGCCCTGCGCGAAGCCGCGATCCCACCGGGCGCGCGCGTTCTGGACCTGTGCACCGGCACGGGCGCGGTCGCCGTGGCCGCCGCCCTGTGGGGTGCGCGGCATGTCACCGCCGTCGACGTGTCCGCCCGCGCCGTGCTCGCCGCCCGCGCCAACGCCGCGCTGCGCCGCCTGCCGGTCCGTGTGCTGCGCGGCGACCTGGCCGAGCCGGTCGCCGGCGAGCGCTTCGACCTGATCACCGCCAACCCGCCGTACGTGCCGTGCCGCGACGGCGAACCGCCCCGGCACGGCGCCGCCCGCGCCTGGGCCGCCGGGCCGCGCGGCCGGTCGCAGCTGGACCGGCTGTGCGCGTCCGCCCCGGCGCTGCTGAACCCCGGCGGAACGATGCTGGTGGTGCACTCGGCCCTGTGCGGCGTGCAGGAGACCCTGGACGCGCTGCGCGACCGGGGGCTCAAGGCGTCGGTGGCGGCCCGGCGGCGCGAGCCGTTCGGCCCGGTCATGCACGCCCGCGCGGCCGAGCTGGAGGACGCCGGGCTGATCCGGCGCGGGCAGCGTTACGAGGAACTGGTGGTCATCCGTGCCGACCGAACCGAACCGCGCGGCTGA
- a CDS encoding CDGSH iron-sulfur domain-containing protein, translated as MPTEPNRAAEPRRVVIEPGGPMLVEGPVEIVLDDGGTVVCDRFMVALCTCRRSRRYPLCDTSHRRRRRPES; from the coding sequence GTGCCGACCGAACCGAACCGCGCGGCTGAGCCGCGCCGCGTCGTCATCGAGCCCGGCGGTCCCATGCTCGTGGAGGGGCCGGTGGAGATCGTGCTGGACGACGGCGGCACCGTGGTCTGCGACCGCTTCATGGTGGCGCTGTGCACCTGTCGGCGCAGCCGCCGCTACCCGCTCTGCGACACCAGCCACCGCCGCCGCAGGCGGCCGGAGTCCTGA
- a CDS encoding iron-containing redox enzyme family protein, giving the protein MTADTALPVDAGRALPEPRGPVSEAVVSALRSAPGTVDLPAGTGDADPLGEDLQLALYTAYELHYQGFREVDPRWEWEPGLLRLRAAMEEAFLAELRARVPGGDDVDDVLADLLVEPVDGRGVSHFLRDEGRWWHLREYLVHRSIYHHKEADPHALLIPRLRGQAKASLVAVEFDEYGGGRFARMHSKLYADLMDEVGLDDGYLRYLDLVPAAMLATVNMMSLFGLHRALRGAMVGHFAAAEITTAPSAARMAAALERLGVGPRGTTFYTEHIEADAVHEQVLRRDVIGDLLRREPGLAADVVFGVRATELLEERFGEHVLERWRAGRTSLLRPLDG; this is encoded by the coding sequence ATGACCGCTGACACCGCCCTTCCCGTGGACGCCGGGCGCGCTCTTCCGGAACCGCGCGGCCCGGTGTCGGAGGCGGTGGTGTCGGCGCTGCGGTCGGCCCCCGGAACCGTGGACCTGCCGGCCGGGACGGGCGACGCCGACCCGCTGGGCGAGGACCTGCAGCTGGCCCTCTACACCGCCTACGAGCTGCACTACCAGGGGTTCCGTGAGGTGGATCCGCGGTGGGAGTGGGAGCCGGGGCTGCTGCGGCTGCGGGCGGCGATGGAGGAGGCGTTCCTGGCCGAGCTGCGGGCCCGGGTGCCCGGCGGCGACGACGTGGACGACGTGCTGGCGGACCTGCTGGTCGAGCCGGTCGACGGCCGGGGCGTCTCGCACTTCCTGCGGGACGAGGGCCGGTGGTGGCACCTGCGGGAGTACCTGGTGCACCGGTCGATCTACCACCACAAGGAGGCCGACCCGCACGCCCTGCTGATCCCCCGGCTGCGGGGGCAGGCCAAGGCGTCGCTGGTGGCGGTGGAGTTCGACGAGTACGGCGGCGGGCGCTTCGCGCGGATGCACTCGAAGCTGTACGCGGACCTGATGGACGAGGTCGGCCTCGACGACGGCTACCTGCGGTACCTGGACCTCGTTCCGGCGGCGATGCTGGCGACGGTGAACATGATGTCGCTGTTCGGGCTGCACCGGGCGCTGCGCGGCGCGATGGTGGGGCACTTCGCGGCGGCCGAGATCACCACCGCGCCGAGCGCCGCCCGGATGGCCGCCGCGCTGGAACGGCTGGGCGTCGGGCCGCGCGGCACGACCTTCTACACCGAGCACATCGAGGCGGACGCGGTGCACGAGCAGGTGCTGCGCCGCGACGTGATCGGGGACCTGCTGCGCCGCGAGCCCGGCCTGGCCGCCGACGTGGTGTTCGGGGTGCGGGCCACCGAGCTGCTGGAGGAGCGGTTCGGCGAGCACGTGCTGGAGCGCTGGCGGGCGGGCCGGACCTCGCTGCTGCGTCCGCTGGACGGCTGA
- a CDS encoding carboxylate-amine ligase, whose product MSGATMGVEEEFLLVDPVNGRTAPKAPQVLARAGGRPAHSPGAGFHAELLQTQVEAVTGVCTGLDDLRRQLREGRSRLAGAAMAEGLRLVSTGTPVVACPDPPFTEGERFARIADMYAGVVAGYQSCGCHVHVGVEDRETAVAVVNHLRPWLPALLALSVNSPFDRGRDTGYASWRMLEQARFPGSGVPPWFSDAADHDRRVERLVEAGVLADPAMTFWLARPSPRLPTVEVRTADAAATVDEAVLQAALTRALVRRALDDLAAGREAPRVDDQVCAAAVWSAARYGLDGPGVDPVREVRVPAARPVADLVAHVRPHLEDTGDLAEVRSVLDMLRRAGTGAARQRRAGSAEAAVAMLITQTAPGAWSPDERVGSTAGRT is encoded by the coding sequence GTGTCCGGGGCGACCATGGGCGTGGAGGAGGAGTTCCTCCTCGTGGATCCGGTGAACGGCCGGACGGCGCCGAAGGCTCCGCAGGTGCTGGCCCGGGCGGGCGGGCGTCCTGCGCACTCGCCGGGCGCCGGGTTCCATGCCGAGCTGCTGCAGACGCAGGTCGAGGCGGTGACGGGGGTGTGCACCGGGCTGGACGACCTGCGGCGTCAGCTCCGCGAGGGCCGGTCGCGGCTGGCCGGGGCGGCGATGGCGGAGGGGCTGCGGCTGGTGTCCACGGGCACGCCGGTGGTGGCCTGCCCGGATCCGCCGTTCACCGAGGGCGAGCGGTTCGCGCGCATCGCGGACATGTACGCCGGTGTCGTGGCCGGTTACCAGTCGTGCGGCTGCCACGTGCATGTGGGCGTGGAGGACCGGGAGACGGCGGTGGCCGTGGTCAACCACCTGCGGCCGTGGCTGCCGGCGTTGCTGGCGCTGTCGGTGAACTCGCCGTTCGACCGGGGCCGGGACACCGGGTACGCGAGCTGGCGGATGCTGGAGCAGGCCCGCTTCCCCGGATCGGGGGTGCCGCCGTGGTTCTCCGACGCGGCCGACCACGACCGGCGGGTGGAGCGGCTGGTGGAGGCCGGGGTGCTGGCGGATCCGGCGATGACGTTCTGGCTGGCCCGCCCGTCGCCGCGGCTGCCGACCGTGGAGGTGCGTACCGCCGACGCCGCCGCGACGGTGGACGAGGCGGTGTTGCAGGCGGCGCTGACCCGCGCCCTGGTCCGCCGTGCCCTGGACGACCTGGCGGCGGGCCGGGAGGCGCCGCGGGTCGACGACCAGGTGTGCGCGGCGGCGGTGTGGTCGGCGGCACGGTACGGGCTGGACGGGCCGGGAGTGGATCCGGTGCGGGAGGTCCGGGTGCCCGCCGCCCGTCCGGTGGCGGACCTGGTGGCCCATGTCCGGCCCCACCTCGAGGACACCGGGGATCTGGCCGAGGTGCGGTCGGTGCTGGACATGCTCCGCCGGGCGGGCACGGGAGCGGCGCGGCAGCGCCGGGCGGGCTCCGCCGAGGCCGCGGTGGCGATGCTGATCACGCAGACCGCGCCGGGCGCATGGTCGCCTGACGAGCGGGTAGGCAGCACCGCCGGACGAACGTGA
- a CDS encoding catalase, with the protein MTDVSSQGSTPGDERPILTNRQGHPVYDNQNQRTVGARGPATLENYQFLEKISHFDRERIPERVVHARGVTSYGFFEAYGKWGDEPISRYTRAKLFQEAGRRTDVAVRFSTVIGGRDSAETARDPRGFAVKFYTEDGNWDLVGNNLAVFFIRDAIKFPDVIHALKPDPVTFRQDPNRIFDFMSQVPEAMHMLVNLFSPRGIPADYRHMQGFGVNTYKWVNQEGRTHLVKYHWMPKQGVRSMTEDDAAVIQARDLGHATRDLHDAIDRGDHPEWELLVQIMTDEEHTELGFDPLDDTKVWPENEFPALPVGRMVLDRNVDNNFAENEQIAFGTGVLVDGLDFSDDKMLVGRTFSYSDTQRYRVGPNYLQLPVNSPKNAQVATNQRDGQMTYVVDTGGENPHINYEPSLRGGLREAEFATSDDQGPVITGRLTRKRIPLTNDYEQAGQRYLLMEQWEKDDLVKNLVTNLSQCDRAIQERMVWHFLMCEDELGLRVGDGLGISPDDVERLEPLAGQTLTDEDRRRMANLGKNGPRDVADLEMTHCVHNERAQLAEAI; encoded by the coding sequence ATGACGGACGTTTCGAGCCAGGGCTCCACGCCTGGTGACGAGCGACCGATCCTGACCAACCGCCAGGGCCATCCCGTCTACGACAACCAGAACCAGCGGACCGTCGGCGCCCGGGGACCGGCCACCCTGGAGAACTACCAGTTCCTGGAGAAGATCAGCCACTTCGACCGCGAGCGCATCCCCGAGCGGGTGGTGCACGCCCGCGGCGTGACCTCCTACGGCTTCTTCGAGGCGTACGGCAAGTGGGGCGACGAGCCGATCAGCCGCTACACCCGCGCCAAGCTGTTCCAGGAGGCCGGCAGGCGCACCGACGTGGCGGTCCGGTTCTCCACCGTGATCGGGGGACGGGACTCCGCCGAGACCGCCCGCGACCCGCGCGGGTTCGCCGTCAAGTTCTACACCGAGGACGGCAACTGGGACCTGGTGGGCAACAACCTGGCCGTGTTCTTCATCCGGGACGCCATCAAGTTCCCCGACGTGATCCACGCCCTCAAGCCGGACCCGGTGACGTTCCGGCAGGACCCGAACCGGATCTTCGACTTCATGTCGCAGGTGCCCGAGGCCATGCACATGCTGGTCAACCTGTTCAGTCCGCGCGGCATCCCCGCCGACTACCGCCACATGCAGGGCTTCGGCGTCAACACCTACAAGTGGGTGAACCAGGAGGGCCGGACCCACCTGGTCAAGTACCACTGGATGCCCAAGCAGGGCGTGCGCAGCATGACCGAGGACGACGCGGCCGTCATCCAGGCCCGCGACCTGGGGCACGCCACCAGGGACCTGCACGACGCGATCGACCGGGGCGACCACCCCGAGTGGGAGCTGCTCGTGCAGATCATGACCGACGAGGAGCACACGGAGCTGGGCTTCGACCCGCTGGACGACACCAAGGTGTGGCCGGAGAACGAGTTCCCCGCCCTGCCGGTCGGCCGGATGGTGCTCGACCGCAACGTGGACAACAACTTCGCCGAGAACGAGCAGATCGCCTTCGGCACCGGCGTGCTGGTGGACGGCCTGGACTTCTCCGACGACAAGATGCTGGTGGGCCGGACCTTCTCCTACAGCGACACCCAGCGCTACCGGGTGGGGCCCAACTACCTGCAACTGCCGGTCAACAGCCCCAAGAACGCCCAGGTGGCCACCAACCAGCGCGACGGCCAGATGACCTACGTCGTCGACACCGGCGGGGAGAACCCGCACATCAACTACGAGCCGTCCCTGCGCGGCGGGCTCCGCGAGGCCGAGTTCGCCACCTCCGACGACCAGGGACCGGTCATCACCGGGCGGCTGACCCGCAAGCGGATCCCGCTCACCAACGACTACGAGCAGGCCGGCCAGCGCTACCTGCTGATGGAGCAGTGGGAGAAGGACGACCTGGTCAAGAACCTCGTCACCAACCTGTCCCAGTGCGACCGGGCCATCCAGGAGCGCATGGTGTGGCACTTCCTGATGTGCGAGGACGAGCTCGGCCTGCGGGTCGGCGACGGCCTGGGCATCTCGCCCGACGACGTCGAGCGGCTGGAGCCGCTGGCCGGCCAGACCCTCACCGACGAGGACCGGCGGCGGATGGCCAACCTCGGCAAGAACGGGCCGCGCGACGTCGCGGACCTCGAGATGACCCACTGCGTCCACAACGAGCGGGCGCAGCTCGCCGAGGCCATCTGA
- a CDS encoding helix-turn-helix domain-containing protein, with protein sequence MTQQTEGPGAILDDVLRTGPFDRALHLAIQARGLSLERIHARLRNRGVNVSVASLSYWQRGRCRPERRQSLRAVEELEEILGLPPKSLIALLGPRRPRGRWLGKTSGALSYRDVCSAYPGLRPLLGDIGDPVDGQLETLSHHEVYTVGPDHRERSARSRIVFRARRDGVDRHVAIHHCEGGPPPDGFSSEMCRVGRVRVGPDDGLTAVELLFDHPLAAGETYVVEYEFSCGGGQPEAHRYVRGFRFPAREYLLQVRFAPEATPRRCFRIWQPNVGAVSTDGQELRLNTWDAVHLLEHEVRPGLYGIRWDWT encoded by the coding sequence ATGACGCAGCAGACCGAAGGACCGGGGGCGATTCTCGACGATGTCCTGCGCACGGGTCCCTTCGACCGGGCGCTGCATCTGGCGATCCAGGCACGGGGACTGAGCCTGGAACGCATCCACGCACGGCTGCGCAACCGCGGCGTGAACGTCAGCGTGGCGAGCCTGAGCTACTGGCAGCGGGGGCGGTGCCGTCCCGAGCGCCGCCAGTCGCTGCGGGCGGTGGAGGAGCTCGAGGAGATCCTCGGGCTGCCGCCCAAGTCCCTGATCGCGCTGCTGGGGCCGCGCCGGCCGCGCGGGCGCTGGCTGGGCAAGACCTCCGGCGCGCTGTCCTACCGGGACGTCTGCTCGGCCTATCCGGGGCTGCGTCCGCTGCTCGGCGACATCGGCGACCCGGTGGACGGGCAGCTGGAGACGCTCAGCCACCACGAGGTCTACACCGTCGGCCCCGACCACCGGGAACGTTCGGCCCGGTCGCGGATCGTGTTCCGGGCCCGCCGCGACGGCGTGGACCGGCACGTGGCGATCCACCACTGCGAGGGCGGTCCGCCCCCGGACGGGTTCAGCAGCGAGATGTGCCGGGTGGGCCGGGTGCGGGTCGGGCCGGACGACGGGCTGACCGCGGTGGAGCTGCTGTTCGACCATCCGCTGGCGGCGGGGGAGACGTACGTGGTGGAGTACGAGTTCTCCTGCGGCGGCGGGCAGCCGGAGGCCCACCGGTACGTGCGCGGGTTCCGGTTCCCCGCCCGCGAGTACCTGCTGCAGGTCCGGTTCGCCCCCGAGGCGACCCCGCGGCGCTGCTTCCGGATCTGGCAGCCCAACGTCGGCGCCGTCAGCACCGACGGGCAGGAGCTGCGGCTCAACACCTGGGACGCGGTCCACCTGCTCGAGCACGAGGTCCGGCCCGGCCTGTACGGCATCCGCTGGGACTGGACCTGA
- a CDS encoding Lrp/AsnC family transcriptional regulator, which translates to MRAQIAVVDPAAAGRPLTMIVTVEIDRRGPQDPAALDRWLAAEPAVQQAWQVAGDADYTLVVTARDAAGYRVFLRRLVAENPAVVRCRSGMVLETVKRGLAVPVEDD; encoded by the coding sequence GTGCGGGCCCAGATCGCCGTGGTGGACCCGGCGGCGGCCGGCCGCCCGCTGACGATGATCGTCACCGTGGAGATCGACCGGCGCGGCCCGCAGGACCCGGCCGCGCTGGACCGCTGGCTGGCCGCCGAGCCCGCCGTGCAGCAGGCCTGGCAGGTCGCCGGGGACGCCGACTACACGCTGGTGGTCACCGCCCGGGACGCCGCCGGCTACCGGGTGTTCCTGCGGCGCCTGGTCGCCGAGAACCCGGCGGTCGTCAGGTGCCGGTCCGGCATGGTCCTGGAGACCGTCAAACGCGGGCTGGCCGTCCCGGTCGAGGACGACTGA
- the prcB gene encoding proteasome subunit beta, whose product MHGPGDGGQGLPAEFLAVGTTSFVDLIARSAPELLPVNRVEDTPDLPHGTTILALSYRDGVMVAGDRRATAGNLIAQKDLEKVYPADEYSAVAMAGTVGLGLEMIRLLQVELEHYEKLQSVPLSLPGKARRLGAIVRANLGMAMQGMAVVPLFAGYDLDAGVGRIYNYDVTGMPQESRDYHADGSGSPFARGALKKLYRPDMTEEDAAAVCVQALYDAADDDSATAGPDLIRRIFPVIAVVTADGYRRLPEEDVAELTESVVRARRERPDGPVAPLR is encoded by the coding sequence ATGCACGGTCCGGGCGACGGCGGTCAGGGTCTTCCCGCGGAGTTCCTCGCCGTCGGCACCACCTCGTTCGTCGACCTGATCGCCCGGTCGGCGCCCGAGCTGCTGCCGGTCAACCGGGTCGAGGACACGCCCGACCTGCCGCACGGCACCACCATCCTCGCGCTGTCCTACCGGGACGGCGTGATGGTGGCCGGCGACCGGCGGGCCACCGCGGGGAACCTGATCGCCCAGAAGGACCTGGAGAAGGTCTACCCGGCCGACGAGTACTCGGCGGTGGCGATGGCCGGGACCGTGGGGCTGGGCCTGGAGATGATCCGGCTGCTGCAGGTGGAGCTGGAGCACTACGAGAAGCTGCAGTCCGTCCCCCTGTCGCTGCCGGGCAAGGCGCGCCGGCTCGGCGCGATCGTGCGGGCCAACCTCGGGATGGCCATGCAGGGGATGGCCGTCGTGCCGCTGTTCGCCGGGTACGACCTGGACGCCGGCGTGGGCCGGATCTACAACTACGACGTCACCGGGATGCCGCAGGAGTCGCGGGACTACCACGCCGACGGCTCCGGATCCCCGTTCGCCCGCGGCGCCCTCAAGAAGCTGTACCGCCCGGACATGACCGAGGAGGACGCCGCGGCGGTGTGCGTGCAGGCGCTCTACGACGCCGCCGACGACGACTCGGCCACCGCCGGGCCGGACCTGATCCGCCGGATCTTCCCGGTGATCGCGGTGGTCACCGCCGACGGCTACCGGCGGCTGCCGGAGGAGGACGTGGCCGAGCTGACCGAGTCGGTGGTGCGGGCCCGCCGCGAGCGCCCGGACGGCCCGGTGGCCCCGCTGCGCTGA